From the Odocoileus virginianus isolate 20LAN1187 ecotype Illinois chromosome 20, Ovbor_1.2, whole genome shotgun sequence genome, the window GCGCGCAATAAAGCAGAGCGCGCAGCGGCTCGCACATGCGTTGCGGAGAGTGGAGGTGAGCGTTCAGTTTTGCTGGTGTTTGCCGGAGGGCACGCGTTGGGGACTCGGTCACGCGTGACGTGTGTGCCCGGGGCTGCAGCGGGGGCGGGCACGCCGTGGCGGGGACGGTGTCAGGACCTTCGTAAGCACTCAGCACCCGCGCCTCGAGGCGATCCCTGGGTGTTCCCTTCGGGGCGGCAGTGGCTCACTCGGAGAGGGTGATGGCTCCCTGGGGGCGCtcagggggtggaggaggagtcCTGCCGAAGCGAAGGCGGACCCCCGGGGCTGGCCCTCCTTTGCGCCGCAGTCTGGCTGCGCCGTGTCTGCTGCCCACGTTTCAGGGCTCCGCCATCTTGTCAACTTCTGGGGGGAATTTGCggggtgtggggaggtggggagggtagGCTTATGACATAGTCTTTCTGCCTGAGGTTTTCCACTCCAGTGTTAGCTTACACGTGCTTTCCTTAGGAAATCGTTCTTACGTATTCTGATTTCATGTGGCTGGAGTGTTTGTGCGATGTAGAACAGAGGCCGCGTGGGAGGTAGACAGGACCGCGAGGGTTGCCGCGGAAGAAGTGGGAGTGGGATCTCTTAAGTGAATTACTGGGTTGTGTCAGAACCAGAGGGGAGTAGTTGTCGGACAAAGTAAATGGGGCCTTCGTTCACTTTCAGGAATCATTCTGACACAGTCATTTAAATATCAGTTTTGTGCTTGCTCAGAACATCAGAGTTTTGTTCAGCGTTAGTTCTCGGCTAATGGGACTTTATGGATAGCGTTTTCCCGACTCCCGAGCAATACCACACCTCctccaaggagatccagcccAGGAATAGCTTGTCGATTTTCTGTTTCCCCACCACAACCCAGCAAGAATCTCGTCCAGCTTTGTTTCTCCTTTTAGAAAACAGTTAATTTTATCCTAACTGTTGCCTTGTCACAAGTGGAAGGCAGtttctcatccattcatcacTCTTTTGCCATTGTCCCATATATTGCCTTTTCGTTGTTAAAATCCCCAAACATACAGGGAAATAGATGCTTAACAGGACGTTTCGCCATGTTTGCTTTTTGTGTACTTcatgttttggaaataaatttcttaattcATCCAAAATAGTTAACACAGTGTCTCTAAAATAGCATTTTCTCTATTTAATGACAATGTTGTCATCATCCTCGGTGAGATTGATTCCTTAAGGAAGCCATCTCCCATCTGCTCTGTGGCCATAGTTCCTGTCATTTCCAAAATGTCTTTCACTGTTTTGTTCAAAACTGGTGCGTTTTAAGGCTCTCTGGTGACTGCTTGTGCTTCAGGTTTCACTTTTCCTCCTTAtacaccgccccccacccctggacaGTTTCTTCCAAGGGATTTGCATCTTAGTGGTCACTGTTCAGGGTCAGCAGCCGGTAGAGTCAATGCTGGAAATCTGCAAAACTGGGCAAGGGGAGTAGTCAGCAGGTTCTCTCTACGTGATGGGTTTAGGACAGTCTTCTGTGGACCTGTGACACTGGGGAGGTGAGAGCATCTTGGTGTCACACAGGGAAGGCTGTGGGCATTTGTACCCCGTGATGGATTTGTGTTTTCCAGTCTCTAGGCACTGTTAGCTTGCTTGGCTTCTGTCCCTGAAGGTGAGTGGCCCTGGGACCTGGTTGCAGAGGGACCCGGGCTCTCATGATGTCCAGCACTGGGCTCCGATTACCCCGTGAGGACACAGTGCCCCCAGGACCTTTGACACCTGGGGATCTGAGGGGCCTTGGTTTTGATGTTCTCTGGATTTcaccccgacccccaccccaagactttcctcccccaccctcaccaaATCCTTCCTGTGTTACAGGTGTGTCTTCAAGCTGAGAGGCCACCCACCCCACCTTGGTAAGAACCCTTGCTCCCAGTACCTGACCCATCCACATCTAAACTATCTCACCCTCATTTGGGATAACTTTGCATCAAACCTCTAATTTATCTGCCAGCAATCATGCAAAGCCCAACTGTCCTGTTCTTGGGCTTAGAGATGTTAGTCAAGTGATTGctctcctgagcctcagtttctgtgtcTGTAGAGTGGGTACAATCCACCAGGAGCAGATGTGCCCCAGTCCTCTGACCAGTTGGGTGGGGGATAGTgattcctcctgccttcaaaggTAAGGTTTGAATATGACAAGGAATATGGACTGCAGAAGGGGAAGATGTATAGTCTGTCCATGGTATCCATGGGGATTGATTCCAGGGCCCCACAGATGTGGAGGGCCCAGTGTAAGTTTTTGGATTTCAGGGGAAAAGGCTAATCCAAAATCTTAATTTTCAGACTCAgcagaaaagaagcagaaaggcTGGAAGCACTATCATTGTCACACtgtagggtggtggtggtggaattTGTAGACAATGTACCTTCCAGCAGAGTTTAGGCAGCTTCCCATGAATCATGCctatgtaaactgatacagttaTCAAGTTTACCCTCAATTTATACAATAGCCACTGTCAAAAGACATGGTTTATCTGGAGACTGTCTCACAAAATGTTTCAAGTTTTGGAGAATGTTTCACAATTGTTTCAACAGCTAAATCATTAAGTAGGCATGGGTATGTGTGTTACCTGAAAAGAAACAACTGTTCCCAGTTCTAggagggtttttttccccacctcTATTCAATGAAATCTGGGCCTAAATCTGTATTCCCACTAATAAGGTTGACTTGAGATTGATGGACATAGATTACTTTCTAAATACATACTATGTAGAACTGAAAGTGTAGTCTCTGGGAAGGTTTAGATTCTTGCTGACAAGTACCTGAGAGGGTGAGAAGCTGTGTTCTCTGAAGGGTTAGCTCAGAATGGGGTGCATCGGAGCATCTTTTTGGAAGGGCTCTTCTCTTCATCCAAAGTGTTGTGGGCCGAGAGGGAATTTCTGGGAAGTGTGGAGTTGGGAGGATGCCACTTGGGCGGGATATGTGAAGGGGCTGAGAAGAGGAATCCCTAAGGGATGTGTGACATCTGTAGATTTCCGAGGCAGCAGAACTGGCAAGATGGAAGCGTTTTATTCTGCATCAGCCAGTCTGAGGACTGTGGGATTGGGGTGTGGGGTTTGAGGGCACTGGGACCCCCATGATGTCCAGCACTGGGCTCTGATCTCCACTGAGGACACGGTGCACCCCGGGACCTTTGACACCTGGGGGTCTGAGTGGGGGATCCCACCTCCAGATGGAGGAGGGGGCGTGGTTGCTCCACATGCCACCAACctccagctcccccaccccttcctgtcTGCAGGTGGTTCCTCCAGGAGTTGAGCAGTCTGGCCACCCCTCGGTAAGAACAGAAGAGACTCCCCTTGTTATTAATACTGTAATAATCATAATCCAATTTACAGTGGCATCAATTTGTTAATAAAATGTATAGATTATGGTAATAATAAAGATAGATGCTGAGCACTTAGTCTGAGCCCGGCTGCATTTCTAAGCCCTAGAgttgtgaagtcgctcagtcgtgtccaactctttatgaccccatgtactgtagcctaccaggctcctccgtccatggaattttccaggcaagagtactggagtggattgccatttccttatccccCCAGTAACCTCATGATTTGAAATAGGTGCAGTTTTTGTCACTATTTCACAGCTGAGGCGGAGGCACGTAGAGGCTGCAATTTGCCCATCCTTGGCTCCTTCTGGCCAGGAGGGGGCTTATTTCTGCAGCCCCCATGTTCAGGGGGACCAGTGTGGTGGGGGCTTTCTCTGTCACCCCTCTTCCCTACAGTTGAGGATACAGGACCAAGGGGTgggttttgattcctggttttGCCATTTTGACAGGGCGCCTTCATGATTTGTCTGCACGAATagggctggggcggggtgggtgtatgtgtgtgtgtgctgtgggcCTGTCTCCCATGAggtcccaggccccaccctgtCTGGGCTTGTAGCTAATGCCTCAGCCAGTCCTGCTGGGGATTgaggaggtggcagagctgggggtcCTTGAACAATCAGCCTTTGCAAGCCACCTCCGAAAGTACTGCATGCTCCCTGAATTCCTGTGCCATCCGCTGCAAAGATGGAGGGGTGGTGGTAAGAGGAAGTGGATGCAAGAAGGGCTGGGGTGAGGAACAGGTGAGCCtgtaggggtggggggtggtttgcAGAGAGATGTGCTCAGTTGGTGCCCAAAGGGGCCGTGCGAGGGACCCCCGTGATGTCCAGCACTGGGCTCTGATCTTATATGCAGACATGGTGCTCCCCCGGGACCTTTGACACCTGGGGGCCTGAGGGGTCCCAGGCTCTGGGCAGAGGTGGATGGGGATCGTGTCTGCTGCACCCCACCAacctcctcttccccacccccacgcctTCCCATCTGCAGGCAGTTCCTCCAGGAGTCCAGCCGCTCCTTCAGCCCTCCCGGTAAGAACAAGTTCTTAGTGGGTTGGCCAATGCCGTAATCGTATCGAACTTATCCGATGtagagatggtggtgatggtggtatcCGTACAGGCAGATGCTGAGCACTAAACTATGAACCAGGCACAGTGCTAGGCACTAAGggcatttaatcttcacagtaaccTCATGATGGGGGCATGGTGGGTGGTGTAAGGTATAAGGGGAACCGCTTGGCGTGTGCAGAGACATCCGGTATCCGGGCTCCTGAAGGGCCGTGCTTGGGGCCCCCGTGATGTCCAGCACTGGGCTCTGATCTCCCGTGAGGACACGGTGCCCCCCCCCCAGGACCTTTGACACCTGGGGGTCTGAGGGGCTCCCCCTCTGGGGAAGAATTGGGGGTGGGTGACTGTTTCCCTGCCCAACACCCCTCCGTGCCCTTCCCGCAGCTCCGGTGGCCCCCCGCCTGGAGCAGCCATGGCGGGGCGGGGCGACCGCTACTACACGTACACGGAGCTCCTGGCCATCGCGCGGCGCTTCCGGCAGAACCCCAACGAGCTCATGATCAGCTGGATCCTGCGGGTGTATGACCAGGGCGGCCAGGCCCTGTCCCTGAATTCCGGGGAGCTGGCCCTGCTGGGCGACCTGACCGGCGACGCCGTCTTCAACTACCGCTGCAAGGCCCTGCGGGGCGACTGCAAGACGTTACTGGCCTGGCTGCTGCTGGCCTGGCGCCAGCGCTGGGAGTCCTTCCTGCACTTCGAGGCCACCGAGCTGCCCTTCCGGCCCTGGACCACCATGGAGGAGGGCATCCAGCTGGTACGTGAGCTGGGCATGCTCGACTGGATCTACCGCGAGCCGCCGCTCCCCAAGCCTGCCCAGCTGGCGCCGGAGGACCTGCCCTTAACGCAGGGCCTGCAGCGGCGCCTGCTGACAGCCGCGCCCTCCGAGCTGCGGCTCTCACTGGTCAGCCTGCTGGTCAAGGGCATGACGGTGCTGGAGGCAGTGATGGAGATCCAGACCATCGCCGACGTGGGCCTGCTCTGGCGCCAGAGCCAGCCGGGCCGCGCCAAGCTCATGCTGGGGCCGAACCCCACACGCAAGGACCTCATGGGCTGGCTGCTGAGCCACGGCGTGCCCAAGGAGCGGGTGGACAAGCAGCCCACCAAGGTCCTCCTGGAGCTGTACATCAAGGAGGCCAAGCGCAGCCGCGGCCACGCCCCCTGCGGGCTGGGAGACGAGCAGCCCCCGCCTCCCCCGTACTCCGACCAGGCCTGCGGGGAGGAGCCGCCGGTGCTCCAGGAGTATGTGCCCCCCACCGTCGGGTAGGGGAGACGTCGGCCAGCGTGTCCAGGGAGCCCCAGAGATGGGTGGTGTCCGTGCCCGCGGCCACCGGTGGGCATCACCGGCCGCTGCTGGTGGAAAACAGGCGGCTGGCTGGCTCTTGGCAGCTGCTGCAGGATGCAGGGAGAGAGTCTGTTACATTTCCAGTCTGTTACACTTTAGCCCGATGGGCATGGTGGGGTGGGTGCGCCTTCCGCCCccactgctctgccacatggcccccccaaccccccaggcACTACAGGCCAAGTGGGAGACCCCGCCGCCCACACCATGAAAGCACTTTGAAGTTTGTACCCGTTTTcttaaggtttttttgtttgtttgttttaatgcaatatttttttaCTCTATGATCTTTAGCAGACAACACTTGTTTTTTAGCGGTGCTCGTTTCCCCCTTTGTGAAGGATTGTCTcttaaagacttttttcttttcttctcctgcaATGCCTTTCTCTTAAAATGGAATTTTCGACAGGGGTTAGCCtgtcccttcctttttcttcagcTGCGTGTGTGGCTGGAGGGTCTGTCACCTCCGGGTGAGGGGCACtgtggccaagaatcccagctTTGTGAGGATGGACAGCCCCAGCAGGTGGTACCACgcatccattaaaaaaacaaacacatgtgtCACTCCCTGTGAGCTGTGGTGTTTGGGTGCAGGGGTGAAGCTGGAGCCAGAACCTTCCCCTAGTGAGGCTAGGGGTCGGTTGCATGGTCTCCatgactgcccccccccccccccactcgcCACGCTGTCCGCAGAGAGGGGAGCACTGGGCTCTTAGGCTGTGGGAGCTGCTCCCACCAGCAGGGTTAGGTGAATCAGCTAGAACTTTGCTTGGGTCTTCTATGGCTCtatggggcttcactggtggctcagtggtaaagaatctccctgccaataaaggagacgCAGGttacatccctgggtcagaaagatcccacaggaggaagaaatggcaacctgatccagtattcttacctgggaaatcccatggacagcggagcctggcggactacagtccatgggattggacatgactgagcatgctcacACATGGATCCATAAGCAATAGACTATGTTCCTgtaccccctccacccccccccccccaagaccATGAAGTGCAGAGAGCATTCCTAACCCTTCCCTGAGGCCCTGTGACTGTCCCAGAACTCCAGGGCCGATGGTGGCCTGCGTTCTCATGACCCGGGCAACCTGGGGGGCCCAGATCCCCTGCCCCATGATGCTGGGTGGTGGGTAGTGCCAGGGAGGGTGTACTGGTGGCCCCACTTGGGGCAGGAGGAGCATTTTCCTGTCTTGTCTAGCTGTGAAGACCCAGCTGTTAGCCTCTGCCCTTTTTCTCCCATGCCTGGAAAGGTCTGGGTCTGAACACCAGGCCCCACCCCTGGTGCTCCAGCTCTGCCCCATCTAATAGGCACCAAGTGGCATTAGAGTgcctgctgcacaccaggctacTCATCCAGTCAGATGGGGTGTCAACACGATGCAGACATCATCGCTGGTGCCCCAGACTGCTGCTTGGTGTGTGGGGAGGACAGAGCCTCCTGGGTTGAGGGGTGACACGAAGCCCCACAAGAGCAGGCCTGGCATCACCCAGTCTATGACAAGCACCCATGAGCCTGCTGTTTATTAGATGTGTGGTAGCTTCCCTTAGTTCAGTGCCTGCCCGCAAATGAAGCTCCTGATCTGTACCTTCCAGGTACAAATGGGACCTCAAGGCAGCCACTGGCTACCATACCTGGCAGTGCTCAGGTGGGGTCCCTCCCTCTTCAGATCATCATTGTAGCCCCTGCTTTGCTAGGGGCACTGTTACAGGCCCCACCAGCTCTGCTGGTTCCCAGAAGGTTAATTTCAGGGGCCTGGGGTTTCTGCATCAAAGAAGGTGGGGCTCAGTTCATTCTCCAGGCGTGCGACCttcagctctccaggcttccctgtctgtcaccaactcccggaacttgctcaaactcatgtcgatggAGTCGGTGATGGCACCCAACCATCACAGGTGGGGGCAAAGACCAGTTAACCCAGAGTCCCGGCCTCCAGACCAGTCCCAGCAAGCAGGCTGGCAGTGGGCCCAGGCTTTGAATCCGCGCTCTCCCAGCAGTGCATAACCCACAGTGGGGGGCTTCCCCCAGAGTACAGGTGATGACACCTAGACACGGGTTTCCACACGCACACCTCGTGCTCCCAGGCATGTATAGAAACCTGCACATAAACACCCATGCAGGTATTACCCATAGAAGCACAGGACACATAAGTCTGCACGTGAGTGTcaagtatgtatatacacaagcACTACACGGATTGATGCAGGAGTGCACGCATGGACAGCCGTCCGCGTGCACCTGCACACAGACCCAGGCACCCTTCAGCCCACACTCATCCACAGGGCCACGTGTGGCTTCCAGGCCTAGGAGCCCGGCCCCGCATTCTCCCAGCGCGCACAGTAAGTCACAGAAGCCAGAGGAGCGGGTGAGCAGATGTGTTGGGATCCAGGTTCAGTTGTGGGGGAAGGGGTGCCTGGTTTCATGGCTCACACGGGGCCCCCCCAGGCCCGCAAGCAGCCAGGTCTCCAGGCCAGCAGGCCCAGCCCCATGCTGAGGGCCGCCAGCACGGCCACAGCCCCAGCCAACAGGGGCACCACGGTGGCTGCGGGGAGAACACGGGGGTGTGAGTCTCGAGACCGgcgccccccactcccaccccagcgcCGAGGGCCGTCACCTGCGGGGGTGGCGGGCTCGTGGGAGCCGTGGCAGGGGATCCCGTGAGCCGGAGGCCGGGCGGGGGCCGTCAGCTGGCGGAATCGGCTTagtgggcagggggctgggcacCCGGGGAGGCGGAGAGTCAAGGGCAGGCCAGCAGAGTCGTTGCGGTAGAAGAGGGAGACGGTGACGTtcctggagggagagaggaggcgcCTTGGTCCCTTCTCGCCTTCCCTGCCGCTGACTTTGAATCTGGAGAAGAGCGACTGGATGAAGCATTGCGCTTCTGACTCCTATCCCTGCCAATACCGCCCCTGTAAACTCCCCCTCCAGGCCCGTACCTGGGTCACGCCGCGTACCGGGGTCTCCATCCCTCCTACGCTAGAGCGCCCTGGCCCCGCCCACTTCCGGGTTCCGCCCCCTCCTCACCCTGGGTGGTCGCCGTCTGTGTCGTCGTGGTCCGCGTCGGCCAAGCGCCGCCGGAACTCAAAGCCGAGGCAGGCGGCGTAAGGCGGTGTGTGCCCGTCGTACAGACCCAGGGCCCCCTGGAGGGCCAGGAGAGTGCTGTCGTGCTGCGGGCGGATCCAGGGCTGAGTCGGGGCTCCTCCAGATGGCCCTCAGACCCCTTAGAACAAATAACGCCCCCCCAAACCTCCTCACCCTGGAGGCAGCCCCACCAGTTACAGGTGgtcatttaataaatatgactGAACAGCTCAGCCAAAAAGCCTGTCCTTCCAGAAGAACTGAATTCTTTCCCATCATCACCTCCCTCCTTCCAGATTCCATACCTCTGGTGATATGACCCGAGAGTATAGTTTGGAGATATGTGTTACTCAAGGCATGAGGCTGAGGTTCCACCGGGACCATGAGTCCCCCCCTCACCCaaatcccaccccctccccatccctgtgCCCACGTGGCACTGCCTCCCTTTCCGAAGACTTACAGCAGAATACATCACCATCTTGAGTGGCAGCCCCAAGCGCTGCACCCGGGAGAAGTTAGCCAGGATGGCATCTAGCAGGATTCCTGACAGGGCAAGACAGAATGTTAAGAACCCTCCAAAGGAAGCCGCCTGGGCCTCCCAGTCGCCCGGCCCCACATCTCACCCCCACTCAGCTGGGCCTTCTCCGCTGCCTGGGGTGGGCCCACATGAGCTCCGATATCCAGAGCCGAGATCTGAGCTAGTGTCTGCAGGACGTCTGGGGAGGCCCAGGATGGGAGGGAAAGACCATGGGCTTgctgaggagagagggagggaacaaAGTGACCGCGATGTCCAGAGCTCTTCTTGCTCCCCTCAGACCCACTGGCAATGCCCCCATCAGCTGCAGTTCACTCTTCCAGCCCTTCTCTGACTGATGCCCTCATAGGCAAGGTCTGGTCAGGAAATTATGGTGTGGGtaatgtgctaagttgcttcagtcgtgtccaactctttgcgaccctatggactgtagcccaccaggcttctctgtcaatgggattctccaggcaagaatactgtaaggggttgccatgccctcttccaggggatcttcccaacccagggatcaaacccacatctcttacctctacctgcattggcaggcgggttctttaccactagcaccacctgggatgtcCTTGGTGTGGGTAATAGCAATTATTAATTAACCATGGTAATAACCATTATTCCAGAAGCCCTTATCGGAAACCCTTGGGGCCAGAGCTGTTTCAGAATTCAGAcatttggggggacttccctggtggcccaagacttccctggtggctaagactccatgcttccactgcagggggcccaagtttgacccctgatcagagaactagattccatatgccacaactaagacctggtgcaaccaaataattgattaaataaaaaaataataataattcagacGTTTGGAATTTCAGAAAGTTCTGGTGGTGACGGTACTATTAATATATACCTCCTAActctctggtcaaggctatggtttttccagtggtcatgaatggatgtgagagttggactgtgaggaaagctgagcgccgaaaaattgatgcttttgaactatggtgttggagaagactcttgagagtcccttggactgcaaggagatccaaccagtccatcctaaaggagatcagtcctgggtgttcattggaaggagtgatgctgaggctgaaactccagtactttggccacctcatgcaaagagttgactcattggaaaagaccctgatcctgggagagtttgggggcaggaggagaagggggcgacagaggatgatggctggatggcatcaccgactcgatgggcatgaatttgagtaaactctgggagttggtgatggacagggaggcctggcgtgctgcggttcatggggtcgaagagagtcggacacaactgagcgactgaactgaactgaacacatccaGTGGGGGCTGGGGCAGCCGCCTTAGACACACACGTTGCTCTTCCCACCAGGCAATTAGGAACATTCCCATTAAGTGGGTAAGCAAGGACTGCCAGCCTCAGGCCACTTCAGGTCAGCGCCTGGGGCCCAAGCTATGCCTTCCTGCGCTTTTCCGATTACGGAATTGGAGGATTTGAACGGCAAACACGTAGACCGAAAATGCCTCACCATGTGCCAGGCGCTATTTTAAGCGCATCGCGTGAATTAACCCCTTTTGATCCAAACAGCAACCCAAGTTGATACGAGTGTCGCCATTGTCGttgtatagatggggaaactgaggcactaaaggttaagtgacttgcctgagggaACACAAGTAGTGAGCAGCAACGCTGGGATTGGAACCCAGGGCCCTTAACGACTTGGCCGGCTGGGTGTATGGGTCAGGGGCCCACCTGGCAAATCAGAGTGTCCAGAACCTTCCACGCCTTGCGCAGCGGCTCCCCGACCAGCGACAGCCCCGTGAAGTTCTCCAGGCGAGTCAAGAAGTCCTGCAAGAACCGAACCGGGATGGGTGAGCCTGGCAAATGTCAGTGCCCCTAGGGTCCAGCCACGTCCGGCCGGCCCCGCCGACCCCgcccctcgccccgccccctTAGCCTGTCGGCCCCGCCCTGTCCTGTGGGTCCGCCACATCCACTGGCCCCGCCCCATCCCGGTCGGCCCCGCCCCCTTCGGCCTGCCGGCACCGCCCTGTCCTGTGGGTCCCTCCCCATCCTGCCGCATCTGGCCCGCCCAGCTCACCGTCCAGCCCTCCAGGGCGGTCTGGTACTCAGCGGCCTCCGTGGCCTCCCTCAGCAGCTCACGGTATCGGGGACAGCTGCGCGTAGGGAACCTCAGCAGctggaggagactgaggctcagaggggacaAAAGTGTGACTGGGGCCCGACTGCAGGCAGGGAAGTGGGGCTGGGGTGGTCCTGTCTCTGGTCCACGGTTTCTCCCAGATATGGCTGAGCAGCGCGGGGTGGGCGGCTCACCCCATCGGGAGGCcccaagcccccagcccccagccccgtcGGGTCTGAGCCTGGTCTCTGAGCCACCGGCCCTCTCCATCCCTCCCGCCCCCAGGCCCCGTCCAGCCCCTGACCTTGTCCTCAGTGACCGGCACGGTGTGCACAGGGATTGGCCTCCAGGCGGCCTCGGAGCGCCCTGGGGCGGCCTCAGGGAACAGCCCCGCCAGATTGGCCTGAGCACTCTCCAGTGTCCGGTCAAAGTCTGTGCTGCGAATGTACAcctggatggggggtggggagaggacagGCCAGAGAGCTGCTGTCGGGGTCAGAGGTCAACTACAGCAGCAAACCAAAAGCTTCAGATTCAGCTCAGGGTCGAAGGTCAGGTGTTAGGGGTCAAAACTCAGGGCAGGTTCAAGGACCTGGCCTTCAACATTAGAAGTTGGTGTCAAGGGTCAGAGGTCAATGTCAAGAGCAGTTGGGTTGGGGTGGGAAGTTGGATGGACACTGAGGATTAAGGGGATCAGTTAAGCCAATGAAAGTCGGAAAGGAAGATCAGAGTTGCTGGAGGTGGAAAGTTAGAGGTCAAGAGGAGGAGGGCAGGTTGGAGGTCGTGAGATCAGGTCAGCAGGAATGATCC encodes:
- the LOC110135450 gene encoding Friend virus susceptibility protein 1-like, encoding MAGRGDRYYTYTELLAIARRFRQNPNELMISWILRVYDQGGQALSLNSGELALLGDLTGDAVFNYRCKALRGDCKTLLAWLLLAWRQRWESFLHFEATELPFRPWTTMEEGIQLVRELGMLDWIYREPPLPKPAQLAPEDLPLTQGLQRRLLTAAPSELRLSLVSLLVKGMTVLEAVMEIQTIADVGLLWRQSQPGRAKLMLGPNPTRKDLMGWLLSHGVPKERVDKQPTKVLLELYIKEAKRSRGHAPCGLGDEQPPPPPYSDQACGEEPPVLQEYVPPTVG
- the ACP4 gene encoding testicular acid phosphatase isoform X4, which codes for MKVEIMAQVFRHGDRAPLASYPTDPHKEVASTLWPRGLGQLTEEGVRQQLELGRFLRSRYEDFLSPEYRREEVYIRSTDFDRTLESAQANLAGLFPEAAPGRSEAAWRPIPVHTVPVTEDKLLRFPTRSCPRYRELLREATEAAEYQTALEGWTDFLTRLENFTGLSLVGEPLRKAWKVLDTLICQQAHGLSLPSWASPDVLQTLAQISALDIGAHVGPPQAAEKAQLSGGILLDAILANFSRVQRLGLPLKMVMYSAHDSTLLALQGALGLYDGHTPPYAACLGFEFRRRLADADHDDTDGDHPGFKVSGREGEKGPRRLLSPSRNVTVSLFYRNDSAGLPLTLRLPGCPAPCPLSRFRQLTAPARPPAHGIPCHGSHEPATPAATVVPLLAGAVAVLAALSMGLGLLAWRPGCLRAWGGPV
- the ACP4 gene encoding testicular acid phosphatase isoform X2, producing the protein MKVFRHGDRAPLASYPTDPHKEVASTLWPRGLGQLTEEGVRQQLELGRFLRSRYEDFLSPEYRREEVYIRSTDFDRTLESAQANLAGLFPEAAPGRSEAAWRPIPVHTVPVTEDKLLRFPTRSCPRYRELLREATEAAEYQTALEGWTDFLTRLENFTGLSLVGEPLRKAWKVLDTLICQQAHGLSLPSWASPDVLQTLAQISALDIGAHVGPPQAAEKAQLSGGILLDAILANFSRVQRLGLPLKMVMYSAHDSTLLALQGALGLYDGHTPPYAACLGFEFRRRLADADHDDTDGDHPGFKVSGREGEKGPRRLLSPSRNVTVSLFYRNDSAGLPLTLRLPGCPAPCPLSRFRQLTAPARPPAHGIPCHGSHEPATPAGDGPRRWGGSGGRRSRDSHPRVLPAATVVPLLAGAVAVLAALSMGLGLLAWRPGCLRAWGGPV
- the ACP4 gene encoding testicular acid phosphatase isoform X1 gives rise to the protein MKVEIMAQVFRHGDRAPLASYPTDPHKEVASTLWPRGLGQLTEEGVRQQLELGRFLRSRYEDFLSPEYRREEVYIRSTDFDRTLESAQANLAGLFPEAAPGRSEAAWRPIPVHTVPVTEDKLLRFPTRSCPRYRELLREATEAAEYQTALEGWTDFLTRLENFTGLSLVGEPLRKAWKVLDTLICQQAHGLSLPSWASPDVLQTLAQISALDIGAHVGPPQAAEKAQLSGGILLDAILANFSRVQRLGLPLKMVMYSAHDSTLLALQGALGLYDGHTPPYAACLGFEFRRRLADADHDDTDGDHPGFKVSGREGEKGPRRLLSPSRNVTVSLFYRNDSAGLPLTLRLPGCPAPCPLSRFRQLTAPARPPAHGIPCHGSHEPATPAGDGPRRWGGSGGRRSRDSHPRVLPAATVVPLLAGAVAVLAALSMGLGLLAWRPGCLRAWGGPV
- the ACP4 gene encoding testicular acid phosphatase isoform X3; translated protein: MKVEIMAQVFRHGDRAPLASYPTDPHKEVASTLWPRGLGQLTEEGVRQQLELGRFLRSRYEDFLSPEYRREEVYIRSTDFDRTLESAQANLAGLFPEAAPGRSEAAWRPIPVHTVPVTEDKLLRFPTRSCPRYRELLREATEAAEYQTALEGWTDFLTRLENFTGLSLVGEPLRKAWKVLDTLICQQAHGLSLPSWASPDVLQTLAQISALDIGAHVGPPQAAEKAQLSGGILLDAILANFSRVQRLGLPLKMVMYSAHDSTLLALQGALGLYDGHTPPYAACLGFEFRRRLADADHDDTDGDHPGNVTVSLFYRNDSAGLPLTLRLPGCPAPCPLSRFRQLTAPARPPAHGIPCHGSHEPATPAGDGPRRWGGSGGRRSRDSHPRVLPAATVVPLLAGAVAVLAALSMGLGLLAWRPGCLRAWGGPV